The following coding sequences lie in one Rutidosis leptorrhynchoides isolate AG116_Rl617_1_P2 chromosome 6, CSIRO_AGI_Rlap_v1, whole genome shotgun sequence genomic window:
- the LOC139853425 gene encoding uncharacterized protein: MEAMDWERKAECQLLSEPDRVKWLECRHRWVEKEKVKTSMLKQKARIKWILDGDENSKFFHASIRRKYNKCNFRGITVDGSWVEDPIVVKEFTRPVCSASGPVQPSLGAHDHISHPSATSNPIFDTGCFCLKNEEAVGLEEKFSDEKIWEAIHECASNKAPGPDGFNMRFFKKFWAIIRDDLVQAINWFWLTGEISEGCNSSFITLIPKKKDPVNLNEYRPISLIRSYYKIIAKLLSIRIPKVIPSLVGFEQSAFIRGRNIMDGALIANETFDYLKNNRIKSMVFKVDFEKDFDSLSWDFLDDMMRLMGFGAKWRGWITSCLKTASISSLDNIENLMKLLKCFELSSGLRVNHTKSNLFGVSVDKNDVDFMANLFGCKVGSFPFIYLGLPIGSNMNKAGSWKLVVNKFEKRLADWKARAMSFGRRLTLRAKKTRECEKKFFWGGAGDETKISWVKWDDVIRPWADGGLNFDSLNCKNMALIDKWWWRFFTEPTSLWVNVIKSIYGVSGAFVAGGINSLSCSNSTWSKIVKTGFEIDGLGVDFTNSFSKIIGNGRLTKFWDDTWVKDKALKNIYKRLVRLETNLNVTVADRVKWDGFRCSPNWEWSRVVTGRTIGELEDLETLISNFKMAPEKEDSWNWKLCGSGKFSTKSLTKQIMAKCFPSSSTNIATQRNNLVPIKRVRRGRIPVLFELDKWGVDLNSVICPLCNDAVETVSHALFSCKLVREIWEKVLKWWGIDSTQHNIESILIESSYVPCSNLGEKIWQAMVWTSIYLIWKNRNQKVFKKICWSTPVALNDIQVKSYEWIAKMNKVNNIEWFDWLQNPQLLVL; this comes from the exons ATGGAAGCAATGGATTGGGAACGAAAAGCGGAATGTCAACTCCTTAGTGAACCGGATCGAGTAAAATGGTTGGAGTGTAGGCATCGTTGGGTTGAAAAGGAAAAAGTCAAAACAAGCATGCTAAAACAAAAGGCGAGGATTAAATGGATACTTGATGGGGATGAGAATTCAAAATTTTTTCACGCTTCAATTCGTAGGAAATACAATAAGTGTAACTTTCGGGGTATTACGGTTGATGGAAGTTGGGTTGAGGATCCTATTGTGGTTAAAGAATTT ACTCGGCCTGTTTGTTCAGCAAGTGGGCCTGTTCAGCCGAGTTTAGGGGCACacgatcacatttcacatccatcTGCTACTTCTAATCCTATTTTTGATACAGGCTGTTTTTGTCTTAAAAACGAAGAGGCTGTGGGGTTAGAGGAAAAATTTTCGGATGAGAAAATTTGGGAGGCTATACATGAATGCGCGAGTAATAAAGCTCCCGGGCCGGATGGGTTTAACATGCGCTTTTTCAAGAAATTTTGGGCTATAATTCGAGACGATCTTGTGCAAGCGATTAATTGGTTTTGGTTAACGGGCGAAATTTCCGAAGGTTGCAACTCCTCCTTTATCACCCTTATTCCCAAGAAAAAGGACCCGGTGAATTTGAATGAATATAGACCCATAAGTTTGATTAGGAGTTACTACAAGATCATTGCGAAGTTGCTTTCTATAAGGATTCCAAAGGTAATTCCGAGTTTGGTGGGGTTTGAGCAAAGTGCGTTCATAAGGGGGAGGAATATAATGGACGGGGCTCTTATCGCAAACGAAACTTTTGACTATTTGAAAAATAATCGTATCAAAAGCATGGTTTTCAAGGTAGATTTCGAGAAGGATTTTGATAGCCTTAGTTGGGATTTTTTGGACGACATGATGAGGTTAATGGGTTTTGGTGCTAAGTGGCGGGGTTGGATTACTTCATGCTTAAAGACGGCTTCAATTTCG AGTTTGGACAACATTGAAAATCTCATGAAATTGTTAAAGTGTTTTGAATTGAGCTCCGGTCTTAGAGTTAACCATACCAAAAGTAATCTTTTTGGTGTGAGTGTTGACAAAAATGATGTTGACTTTATGGCGAATCTCTTTGGTTGCAAGGTGGGTTCTTTCCCGTTTATTTATCTTGGTTTGCCGATTGGTTCAAATATGAACAAAGCGGGAAGTTGGAAACTGGTAGTTAATAAGTTTGAGAAACGGTTAGCGGATTGGAAAGCCCGTGCGATGTCTTTCGGTAGACGTTTAACACTC CGTGCTAAAAAAACTCGAGAGTGTGAGAAGAAATTTTTTTGGGGTGGGGCGGGTGACGAGACAAAAATCTCGTGGGTTAAATGGGACGATGTCATTCGCCCTTGGGCGGATGGTGGGCTTAACTTTGATTCTCTTAATTGCAAAAATATGGCATTAATTGACAAGTGGTGGTGGAGATTCTTTACCGAACCCACTTCCTTGTGGGTTAATgttataaaaagtatttatgggGTTTCGGGGGCTTTTGTTGCGGGTGGGATAAACTCTCTTTCGTGTTCTAACTCTACGTGGAGTAAAATTGTCAAAACAGGTTTCGAGATTGATGGCTTAGGAGTGGACTTTACCAACTCCTTTTCAAAAATTATCGGGAATGGAAGGCTGACAAAGTTTTGGGATGATACGTGGGTCAAAGATAAAGCGTTAAAGAACATCTACAAAAGATTGGTGCGGCTAGAGACTAATTTGAACGTGACGGTTGCGGATCGAGTCAAATGGGATGGTTTTCGTTGCTCGCCGAATTGGGAGTGGTCAAGAGTAGTGACTGGACGTACGATAGGAGAGCTTGAGGATTTGGAAACGTTGATTTCGAATTTTAAGATGGCGCCCGAAAAGGAAGACTCTTGGAATTGGAAATTATGCGGGTCCGGTAAATTCTCAACTAAGTCACTCACCAAACAAATCATGGCTAAGTGCTTTCCTTCGTCCTCTACTAATATTGCAACACAAAGAAATAATCTTGTTCCAATTAAg AGGGTAAGACGGGGAAGAATTCCCGTTTTGTTTGAACTTGACAAATGGGGTGTCGATTTAAATTCCGTCATTTGCCCTTTATGCAACGATGCGGTGGAAACGGTTAGCCACGCTTTGTTCTCTTGCAAGTTGGTTCGTGAAATATGGGAAAAAGTCCTTAAATGGTGGGGAATTGATTCAACACAACATAACATCGAGAGCATTCTAATTGAGAGTTCTTATGTGCCTTGTTCAAACTTGGGGGAAAAGATTTGGCAAGCAATGGTGTGGACTAGCATCTATCTCATTTGGAAAAATCGGAATCAAAAAGTTTTCAAAAAGATTTGTTGGTCTACTCCGGTTGCCCTCAATGACATTCAAGTGAAGAGTTATGAATGGATCGCGAAAATGAATAAAGTTAATAACATCGAGTGGTTCGATTGGTTACAAAATCCACAACTTCTAGTTTTGTAA